The Gallus gallus isolate bGalGal1 chromosome 3, bGalGal1.mat.broiler.GRCg7b, whole genome shotgun sequence genome window below encodes:
- the KRTCAP3 gene encoding keratinocyte-associated protein 3 — protein sequence MAGGRAGRWWPGPLAEPQRLMRAGLGLIVLGHSNLVLGAIVHGSVLRHVAGAKGAVTPEYAVANVVSVVSGLLSITVGIVAILVSRNLTRAALHWALLSVSLLNCLLSTACSVGLALAIGLTIHSRGMRLVTGCSSPALPADARAAIATNDCPFNTTRIYDTALALWFPSMLLAATEAVLSGRCSLAALVMQGIGPCARRYSKDQVARPGTVKERQLLVGMAETCA from the exons ATGGCGGGCGGGCGTGCGGGGCGATGGTGGCCGGGGCCCCTGGCTGAGCCGCAGCGCCTGATGCGTGCCGGGCTGGGCCTCATCGTGTTGGGCCACAGCAACCTGGTGCTGGGGGCCATCGTGCATGGCTCCGTCCTGCGGCACGTCGCTGGGGCCAAGGGCGCCGTCACCCCTGAGTACGCCGTGGCCAACGTCGTGTCTGTGGTGTCCGGGCTGCTG AGCATCACTGTGGGCATTGTTGCCATCCTGGTGTCGCGCAACCTGACCCGGGCTGCCCTG cactgggccCTGCTGAGCGTGTCCCTGCTGAACTGCCTGCTGTCCACAGCGTGCAGTGTGGGGTTGGCGTTGGCCATCGGGCTCACCATCCACAGCCGTGGGATGCGCCTGGTGacgggctgcagcagccccgcACTGCCGGCCGATGCCCGCGCAGCCATAGCCACCAACGACTGCCCCTTCAACACCACGCGCATCTAT gacaCGGCCCTGGCGCTCTGGTTCCCCTCCATGCTGCTGGCGGCCACGGAAGCTGTGCTGTCTGGAAGGTGCTCTTTGGCAGCCCTGGTCATGCAGGGCATTGGCCCTTGTGCACGCAGATACAGCAAGGACCAG GTGGCCAGGCCGGGTACGGTGAAGGagaggcagctgctggtggggatGGCTGAGACGTGCGCGTAG